The Trichosurus vulpecula isolate mTriVul1 chromosome 3, mTriVul1.pri, whole genome shotgun sequence genome includes a window with the following:
- the PLAT gene encoding tissue-type plasminogen activator — MAGEFFAFLLLYGVVSLSSQDLHNRLRRGARSSTGTCKDEQTQMIYQQQQSWLRPALRSNRVEFCRCDNGHPRCHSIPVQSCREPKCFNGGTCKEALYFTDFICLCPRGFTGKQCEIDTDAMCYKDLGFTYKGTWSTSKSGAECVNWKSSGLHSKQYSGHKPNALKLGLGNHNYCRNPDKSSKPWCYIFKNGFYLGEYCSIPSCSKSATEDCYFGKGTYYRGTQSKTESGNSCLKWDSPLLKARSYTAWREDARYLGLGSHNFCRNPDSDNKPWCHVLKGGRLTWEYCEVSTCTTCGLRQYKESQFRIKGGFFADITSHPWQAAITTMDRRSPGKTHFRCGGILIDSCWVLSAAHCFQERLRVHELRVVLGRTYREEKEEDEQVFEVEKYIVHEKFVSETFDNDIALLQLRPQSDSLQCAQETKSVRTVCLPPAGLQMPDWTECELSGYGKHEETSPYYSERLKEGHVRLYPSSRCTSRHLFNRTVTDNMLCAGDTRSGGKEVNLHDACQGDSGGPLVCMKDNRMHLIGIVSWGIGCGEKDVPGVYTKVINYLKWIEDKRRL; from the exons ATGGCAGGcgaattctttgcttttttgttgcTGTATGGAGTAGTTTCTCTCTCTAGCCAG GACCTTCACAATCGCCTCAGACGAGGAGCTAGATCCTCCACAG GTACCTGCAAAGATGAACAAACCCAGATGATTTACCAGCAACAGCAGTCATGGCTGCGTCCTGCGCTCAGAAGTAACCGGGTAGAATTTTGCAGGTGTGACAATGGCCACCCTCGGTGTCACAGCATACCTGTCCAAA GTTGCAGAGAACCAAAGTGCTTCAATGGAGGGACTTGCAAGGAAGCCTTGTATTTCACAGATTTTATCTGTCTGTGTCCCAGAGGTTTTacaggaaaacaatgtgaaatag ATACTGATGCCATGTGCTATAAAGATCTGGGCTTCACCTATAAGGGGACATGGAGCACAAGTAAAAGTGGGGCCGAGTGTGTCAATTGGAAGTCGAGCGGGCTGCACTCCAAACAGTACAGTGGGCATAAGCCAAACGCCCTCAAGCTGGGACTTGGGAACCACAACTATTGCAG GAACCCAGACAAAAGCTCTAAGCCCTGGTGCTACATCTTCAAGAATGGATTTTATCTCGGGGAGTACTGCAGCATCCCATCCTGCTCGAAGA GTGCCACTGAAGATTGCTATTTTGGAAAGGGCACATATTACCGGGGTACTCAGAGCAAAACTGAATCAGGCAATTCCTGCCTCAAGTGGGATTCCCCGCTTCTGAAAGCTAGATCTTACACAGCATGGAGGGAGGATGCACGTTATTTGGGCCTGGGCAGTCATAATTTTTGCCG GAATCCCGATAGTGACAACAAACCCTGGTGCCATGTGCTGAAGGGTGGCCGGCTGACGTGGGAATACTGCGAGGTGTCCACATGCA ctACTTGTGGCCTTCGGCAGTATAAAGAAAGCCAGTTTCGAATTAAAGGAGGCTTCTTCGCTGACATCACCTCTCATCCTTGGCAGGCTGCCATCACAACCATGGACCGGAGATCCCCCGGGAAAACACATTTTCGGTGTGGAGGAATACTGATTGACTCCTGCTGGGTTCTCTCTGCAGCCCACTGCTTTCAGGAGAG GTTGAGAGTCCATGAACTTAGGGTGGTTCTAGGCAGGACCTAccgggaggagaaagaagaggacgAACAAGTGTTTGAAGTGGAAAAATATATCGTCCATGAAAAATTTGTTTCAGAGACTTTTGACAATGATATTG CTCTCTTGCAGCTGAGACCTCAGTCTGACTCACTACAGTGTGCCCAGGAAACCAAGTCAGTCCGGACTGTCTGCCTTCCTCCTGCCGGCCTGCAAATGCCTGACTGGACAGAATGTGAGCTGTCTGGTTATGGCAAACATGAGGAGA CTTCCCCCTACTACTCTGAGAGACTAAAGGAGGGCCACGTACGCCTGTACCCATCCAGCCGCTGCACGTCACGGCACCTGTTTAACAGAACGGTCACAGACAACATGCTCTGTGCCGGGGACACGAGAAGTGGCGGGAAGGAAGTGAACCTACATGACGCCTGCCAG GGTGACTCAGGAGGTCCTCTTGTGTGCATGAAGGATAACCGTATGCATCTGATTGGGATCGTCAGCTGGGGCATCGGTTGTGGAGAGAAAGATGTTCCAGGTGTATACACCAAGGTTATCAATTACCTCAAGTGGATCGAGGACAAGAGGAGGCTGTGA